The nucleotide sequence TGAGGTTGCTTGTCTTCTGTGTGGTGATAAGCTAACTGTTGATACATTGATCTATAGCTATCTATTGCCTAGGCTTTTACTTGGGACTTTTGGAAAACTTTGTTTTGTCATCATGCAGGCTGGCCCTCTAATCAAAGTAAAAATCCCCAAGGACAATGATGGAAGAGCAAAACAATTTGCATTTGTCAATTTTAAACATGAGGTTTCTGTACCCTATGGCATGGAGTTGCTCAACGGGACAAAGCTGTTTGGGAGAGCACTAAAAATTCAATTCAGATCAGGTAACTTTTTAATGGTTGTGTTTGGTATTAGTGTTTCAGCTTAATAGAAGTAAGCAGTTACGCTAAATCTGTCTTCTTGCTACAGGCAGTAGCCATATGAACCAAGAGGGGAAGAATCCTAGTCCATCAAACACACCTGGAAGGTAATTAAGCATGCAAGTTGTGCAGAGGGCTATAATACAAAGCAAAGTCACTGGCTTATGTAGGCAGCTTCAAGAAAATCTTGCCTTTTAGTTAACCCCTGGTTTGTTTGATTAACTGTATATTTTACCTGAAGTGTAAATATGATTGTATGATATAAGTGATTtaatataaaatgtttttttttgttcaggtATGACCGGCCAGATCAGATGGGCTCTCCGCTCTTCTCTACTCCTCCTCAAATGCAGAGATCTTTCTCTTCACCTGATTCACTACAGAGGCAAGCCCTGGTGAGTTTGTGTACTTAATTATTCATTCATCACAAGAGACTGATGATTGATTCATGTTGGCATTGCAAGAACcacccccattcatttcaatggcccaAAAAAGCTTTGAAATTCACCGTAAGCATCTTTTTAAACATTTCACAAGGCTAATTTCTGGCACCATAGAGTTAGACAATCAGGTGCCACTTTACAGATGGAGACAACATGGTGTACAATGATAGATATGTGGTTGAATTGGCAATTTCCTGCTGGGAGGATCTGCCAACCCATATGGATGACATAATTTGAGGCCATGGGAAATGTGGCAGCtaattggcttgtttgtgaaaatggTGCCAGAAGTGAACACATGTCAGAcaccatttttaaagatggtgTCAGGATGCTAACTTACCCTCCAAATCCTGAACCCCTGGTTAATATCATGTACACAAGTCACAACCCGACATGCAAGTCTGAATGGGTCAGCACATCGCTCTGGTGTGTCCTCGcactatatttttttttttttttttttttttttcttgtcaaCTAATTCCTTCAAAGCCCCAGCATTTTTGTGAAACCTCcagatatatataaaaatgacCATTTCTATAATTTAAAGTTATCAGTCATGTTCCTCTGGATGTTTAAAAATTACTACTACTGctagtactactactactactactactacttcacGAGTTCACATTCCAAATTAGCTAAAAAGGAAAGCAAGTGAAAAAGCGTGTTTGGTGAGATCTCTAGCCAGGGTCATGGAGTGCTTGGCAGTAATCGTGCAGGAATCTACTGCACAGGCAGGAATCAAGCAGGATCCATGCATTACTCCCCTAAATGCTATGATATTCCTATGGGATCCCGGATGTATGAGGTGAGGTGGTGGGTTGAAAGCGAGTGATCAAACCAAATGCTGCAGCATGAACAGGTAGGCTGGGAATAAATTACATGATAAAGACGCTGTAGGCATAGAACATTTTGTtacgctcctcccgaacttcctTCTTCCGTTTAAAAACGTCATTAATTGCTCAACCCGTTATGCTCAAATGTGCCCTGTGCTGTGTCAATACAGTGCCAAATGTTGGTATGAGTGCTTGTCatattgtgtgtgggtgggtgggggtgccGCCATGTACCTTCTCATTTGGattttttgttgattttgtaaGACAGTATTGCACCTTGTTGTGTtagccaaacacacacctactgtaagTGATTTCAAAGCAGGCGTTGCGATGCTGTCTGTCCTGTTGGGTCGTTTTGCTTGTGTGGGcagaaaagcaaaaagaaaCAACTGTCTGCCATCAGCTAGCGCGTAGGCTACAGTCTGTTGCTAGTGTGATATCCTGGTGCAAATGAACAAAACGAACAAAGCAGTGCTAGCTTACCATTTGCATTAATATTGTATAATATACAGATATTGTACAATGAAACGGAATGAAACACAGTTGAGTGTTGTGGGAGAGGTTTCCCCTTCTCCCTGTGGTGAaattaaaatgatttatttgtCCCTGTTCTTCAGTCAGGCCCTTTGTAGATCACTCCCAACCAAACTCCTGATATGATGTGGGTTAAAGCAATGTTTATCATATCAAAAATGGTGTTTGCCATGGAAAGCGACATATGAGGCTTAAAACAGCCATTTGTTTTGTCTTCTCTCCTACAATGTTTGCAATCAAGCAGATCTGATTCTTTTGGCAATTTCTATTTATATGTACATCTTGAGAATGAACCTTGGCCTGTATTTTTTACATGGCAAATACCACCCTTTCCAACATTTCCTGGTGTTATTATAAGAATCATGAATTCCTTTTTTTAATATCTACCTCAGAATGGCTTTGGAGGACATGACATCATACATTTGCTGAACGAGCTGCTAGCCTAGaatttaaaataaatgctcCCTTTCCGAGTCATGGTATTGGCACATTGTATGGCACCGGTTAAGTTTTTCAGAGCAAGTGGAATTTGGCTGACAGAAACGTCTTAACTTAACCTGTCAACCCTTCCATAAAGGAACCAGGAGAAAATACCACTTGGCTTACAGTTCCAAATCCCCATAGTGCGGTTTGCGTCAGGCCAGCATCCATCTTGCCagcacttttatttatttttaaataaataaacttgtcGTCTCCCCTGCAGATGAACAACATGTGGCAGCTGCAGATGCACCAGCTCCAGCAACTGAACGGAGCGTTCCCCATGGGCTTCCCGCCGGCGTTTGGAGGAGCCGCTGGTGGAgtcggaggaggaggtggtggtgttgcTGCAGAAAGCCCATGGCAGCTGGAGAACCAGTCTTCGAGAGGACATCGGTACTCCCACCAGCAGGACTCCGGAGGAGGCCATCACGGCCGAGATCAGCGCTACAGCGACGCAGGGCCGGAGCGGCACCGCCGCGACTTCCATCACCACGACGACCGCAGCGGAGGCCGCAACCGAGACTACCCCGACAGGAGGCGGGACCAGCGAGAGGGTTCTAGAGACACGCCACGGGATGGACGTTATCGACGATACTGACGACTGGAattcttcttttaaaaaaaaaaaaaaaaagaactgagATTTAAGATGTTTTTAGAATATTTTTAATCACCTCATgaacactttaaaaaaaaaaaaaaaaaaggttataGCTGGTTGGATTTTTAAACCACTGAATTTGGATTCTTTTTAACGTAAAACCTTTCTTAAGTGAGTTTATACAAGTTTTTTTCCAAATTGGAtggtttttttggggggggaaTCAAATTCATCATGAATACAAAAATGAacacactgtttttttgttttttgtttttctttgacaAATGTGTACTTTATAATGGTATTGTgttggaacaaaaaaaaaaaaaatatatatatatataaggagCCATAAGAATGAATACTCAGGTTTATccatcaattaaaaaaaaaaaaacctccttttacatttatataaaaaaaagaaatgcattctAGATACCAGATTTTAGTCCTTTAATGGCATTGCCCCTGATTGTAAGGTCTCTGAACATTATTTGTTTATAGACCGAAAGATTGCAGACCGATCAGTTTTAATAAAAATGGAATCCTCATGCTACTTGTTTCATCATATTGCCATGCAAGTAGGCTATGTAAATTAACAGTTCTGTATTTCGTGACATGCTTGCGATTGGCATGTCAAAATCTACTGATCGCCTTACTGTGCACACTATAGATAACCATGTGAGTGTACAACCCGAGAGCTTATCGTGGCTAAGATTCATATCTTATTTTCTCAGTAGGCCTTCAGAGGATGTGCCTTGTTATCCGTAAACCCCTTGACATCAGTTCAGCACTGCTTCTTTTGAAGACTATAGCTGACTTTAAATAGATAGAACACCCAGCCTACTTAAGAAGGGTTTATATGGTAGTCTGCAGGTGGCGCCACATAGCGTCATGGTGGAATCAATTAACAAAACAAGGCagacatggaaaaaaaatagccCAACTTATCCATTGTGTCTCATGCATGATTATACAGCCACGGAGCCTTGTATGAACCAGAATAGCGAACTATTCCATGAGGGAAATACAAAGCGAACAGTTTAGCTGCATATTATATCATTATTAATTGTAACATGTATTTAGACGAAACACTGATTAAAATGCAAATTTGGGTTAAAGAGTATTATCTTAAAGGTTTGGTTCTAGTTGATTGTCCGATTGAATGTGGCCATTTCCTACTCTCCTATATCCTTGTTCATCTCCAGGCTATcacttaaaaaagaaagaagcaaATCTGGGAAGGGAAGGGAATCAATGAAGAAGCAAATCTGAAGTACCATGTTGCTTGGGAACCTCTTGCATCACTTTATATTTGAGAAGCACTTGACCTGTCATTCATATGGTTCAGTTTTTAAACAGTGTCCATCCCAACCTTGATACTGTGTCCTCCTTGTCATTCCATATGATGACCTCTTTCGGTGTCTGGATTATGTGCGAGTATCCAGCCCAATATATCCAATCCCTTTTGTTCTTCAAATATGGAGGTTGAAGCCATGATTGAGGCCTCATGTTACAATTAGCTCCCTAAGCTGTGACTCCTCTATCCCTGGCACAACAAAGTGAGCGCAGCAGCAGAAATCCTTTAGTGTCCACAT is from Alosa alosa isolate M-15738 ecotype Scorff River chromosome 15, AALO_Geno_1.1, whole genome shotgun sequence and encodes:
- the rbm7 gene encoding RNA-binding protein 7; translated protein: MGVLDEADRTLFVGNLDPQVTEELLFELFLQAGPLIKVKIPKDNDGRAKQFAFVNFKHEVSVPYGMELLNGTKLFGRALKIQFRSGSSHMNQEGKNPSPSNTPGRYDRPDQMGSPLFSTPPQMQRSFSSPDSLQRQALMNNMWQLQMHQLQQLNGAFPMGFPPAFGGAAGGVGGGGGGVAAESPWQLENQSSRGHRYSHQQDSGGGHHGRDQRYSDAGPERHRRDFHHHDDRSGGRNRDYPDRRRDQREGSRDTPRDGRYRRY